A single genomic interval of Electrophorus electricus isolate fEleEle1 chromosome 2, fEleEle1.pri, whole genome shotgun sequence harbors:
- the abcb11a gene encoding bile salt export pump → MLGVGYFQLFRFATWVDIAMMVVGGVCALIHGSAFPLMLLIYGMMTNTFVAYELEVQELADPNKTCINNTITWTNGSVVEMADNRTRCCFFLHSVDIEAQMTMFAYYYTGIGLGAFILSYLQIALWVSAAARQTQRIRKTYFRKIMCMEIGWFDCNSVGELNTRISDDINKINNAIADQVAIFIERLSAFIFGFLVGFIGGWKLTLVVIGVSPLIGLAAGLMAMAVARLTGRELQAYAKAGAIADEVLSSIRTVAAFSGEDKETERYDRNLEEAQTWGVKKGIIIATFQGFLWCIIFLCYALGFWYGSKLVIDTKELTPGTLIQVFFGVLTGALNLGQASPCLEAFASGRAAAKSVFDTINRVPKIDCFTEEGHKLERVKGDLEFHNVKFSYPSRPDIKILDDLNLVVKSGETTAFVGPSGSGKSTVVQLIQRFYDPQQGMVTLDGHDIRSLNIQWLRSLIGIVEQEPVLFATTISENIRYSQPGVTMEEIIQASKEANAYNFIMALPQKFDTLVGDSGSQMSGGQKQRIAIARALVRKPRILLLDMATSALDNESEAVVQEALDKARIGRTTVTIAHRLSTIRKADVIVGFEHGSAVERGSHSELLERKGVYFTLVTLQNQGSDASNYKTNTSETSILEDDGFETMTSFSRGSSVSDLRSQSQMSNHWHDDICEVEVKSGSFRMDIVKKTKKMEDAMEATESAPVTRILKYNQPEWPYLLLGSVGAALNGSVSPVYALLFSQVLGIFSIADMDEQRRQINGVCILFVIVGIVSFFSQFVQGFAFAKSGELLTRRLRKVGFQAMLKQEIRWFDDPKNSPGALTTRLATDASMVQGATGSQIGMIVNSLMNIGASFIIAYYFSWKLSLVVTCFLPLIGLSGVFQAKMLTGFANEDKKAMEEAGQVSSEAIANIRTIAGLAKEQQFVDMYEKQLEPPYKAAKKKAQVYAIFFAFAKCVIFMAYAASFRYGGYLVTNEGLHYVIVFRVISAIVISGTALGRASSFTPDYAKAKIAAEQFFTLLDRVPRINISQAHGLKWTDFKGKIEFKNCSFTYPSRPDIQVLRGLGVTVRPGQTLAFVGSSGCGKSTCVQLLERFYDPDLGQVLIDEHPSHGVNVPFLRSQIGIVSQEPVLFNCTIAENIQYGDNSCTVSMEDVIEASKKAYLHEFVMSLPHKYETQVGAHGSQLSRGQKQRIAIARAIVRNPKILLLDEATSALDTESEKTVQVALDEARQGRTCIVIAHRLSTIQTADIIAVMSQGTIIEQGTHEELMAKKAAYYKLVTTGAPIS, encoded by the exons atgcTTGGAGTAGGATATTTTCAGCTGTTCCGTTTTGCCACATGGGTCGACATCGCGATGATGgtggtgggaggtgtgtgtgcactcatcCATGGTTCCGCCTTCCCTCTTATGCTGCTCATCTATGGCATGATGACGAACACCTTTGTGGCCTATGAGCTGGAGGTTCAGGAACTGGCAGATCCCAATAAAACCTGCATCAATAACACCATCACCTGGACTAACGGCTCAGTAGTCGAGATGGCAGATAATCGTACT AGATGTTGTTTTTTCTTACACAGTGTGGATATTGAAGCACAGATGACCATGTTTGCTTATTACTATACTGGCATTGGCCTGGGAGCATTCATTCTTAGTTACCTTCAG ATTGCTTTGTGGGTTTCTGCAGCTgcaagacagacacaaagaatCAGAAAAACATACTTTAGAAAGATCATGTGCATGGAAATTGGCTGGTTTGACTGCAATTCTGTTGGGGAGCTAAACACAAGAATATCtga tGATATTAATAAAATCAACAATGCAATAGCAGACCAGGTAGCCATCTTCATTGAGAGGCTGTCCGCTTTCATTTTTGGTTTCCTGGTGGGCTTTATTGGTGGATGGAAGCTTACACTAGTGGTGATTGGCGTGAGCCCATTGATAGGCCTGGCAGCAGGACTCATGGCGATG gcagTAGCCCGGCTGACGGGACGTGAGCTACAGGCCTATGCCAAGGCAGGCGCCATAGCTGATGAAGTTCTCTCATCCATCAGAACAGTAGCAGCATTCAGTGGAGAGGACAAGGAGACAGAAAG ATATGACAGAAACCTTGAGGAGGCTCAAACCTGGGGGGTGAAGAAAGGGATCATCATTGCAACATTTCAGGGTTTTCTGTGGTGTATCATCTTCCTCTGTTATGCCCTTGGATTCTGGTATGGTTCAAAGCTTGTCATTGACACCAAGGAGCTTACGCCTGGAACCCTGATCCAG GTGTTCTTTGGTGTCCTTACGGGAGCTTTGAACTTGGGTCAGGCTTCTCCATGTCTAGAGGCCTTTGCTTCAGGTCGTGCTGCAGCGAAAAGCGTTTTTGACACCATCAACAGA GTACCAAAAATTGATTGTTTTACAGAGGAAGGGCATAAGTTGGAAAGAGTGAAAGGTGACCTCGAATTCCATAATGTTAAGTTCAGCTATCCCTCCAGACCTGACATCAAG ATTTTGGATGATTTAAACTTGGTGGTTAAATCAGGGGAGACTACAGCATTTGTTGGACCTAGTGGATCTGGAAAAAGTACGGTAGTCCAACTCATTCAGAGATTTTATGACCCCCAACAAGGAATG GTCACTCTGGATGGCCATGACATTAGAAGCCTGAATATCCAGTGGCTACGCTCACTGATAGGCATTGTAGAGCAGGAGCCTGTTCTCTTTGCCACCACAATCTCAGAAAATATTCGCTATAGCCAACCAGGAGTCACCATGGAGGAGATCATACAGGCCTCCAAAGAGGCAAATGCTTACAACTTTATCATGGCCCTGCCTCAG AAGTTTGACACGCTGGTTGGAGATAGTGGAAGCCAAATGAGTGGTGGGCAGAAGCAGAGGATTGCAATAGCTCGAGCACTGGTCAGAAAGCCCAGAATCCTTCTGTTGGACATGGCCACTTCAGCCCTGGACAACGAGAGTGAAGCTGTAGTGCAGGAAGCTCTGGATAAG GCCCGCATAGGCAGAACCACAGTCACTATTGCTCATCGCTTGTCTACAATTCGTAAAGCTGATGTGATTGTGGGCTTCGAACATGGGAGTGCTGTGGAAAGGGGCTCACACAGTGAACTACTGGAAAGGAAAGGGGTCTACTTCACCCTTGTTACACTTCAGAATCAAGGAAGTGATGCATccaattacaaaacaaaca CATCTGAGACCAGCATACTTGAGGATGATGGGTTTGAAACAATGACCAGTTTCAGCAGAGGAAGTTCTGTGTCTGATTTAAG ATCACAGTCTCAAATGTCAAATCACTGGCATGATGACATATGTGAGGTGGAAGTTAAGTCTGGCAGTTTCAGAATGGATATagtcaaaaaaacaaag AAAATGGAGGATGCAATGGAGGCGACTGAATCGGCGCCGGTCACTCGAATTCTGAAGTATAATCAACCAGAATGGCCATATCTGTTACTGGGCTCTGTAGGAGCAGCCTTAAACGGATCTGTCAGCCCAGTTTATGCCCTCTTATTCAGCCAGGTTCTAGGG ATATTTTCTATCGCAGACATGGATGAACAGAGACGACAGATTAATGGGGTTTGCATTCTGTTTGTTATAGTGGGAATTGTAAGCTTCTTCTCACAGTTCGTACAG GGGTTTGCTTTTGCTAAGTCTGGGGAGCTACTGACTCGCAGGCTAAGGAAGGTTGGTTTTCAGGCCATGCTCAAGCAGGAGATCCGATGGTTCGATGATCCTAAAAATAGCCCTGGGGCTCTTACCACCAGACTTGCAACTGATGCATCCATGGTGCAAGGG GCTACTGGCTCCCAGATTGGCATGATTGTAAACTCATTGATGAACATTGGAGCCTCATTTATCATTGCATACTACTTCAGCTGGAAGCTGAGTCTGGTGGTGACCTGCTTCCTCCCTCTAATTGGCCTGTCTGGTGTCTTCCAAGCCAAAATGCTGACTGGATTTGCTAATGAGGACAAGAAAGCAATGGAGGAGGCAGGACAG GTGTCCAGTGAGGCAATAGCCAACATCAGGACCATTGCAGGTTTAGCCAAAGAGCAGCAGTTTGTGGACATGTATGAAAAGCAGCTGGAACCCCCCTACAAAGCAGCCAAAAAAAAGGCTCAAGTCTATGCCATCTTCTTTGCTTTCgcaaaatgtgttattttcatGGCATATGCAGCCTCCTTTAGATATGGTGGTTATCTGGTTACCAATGAGGGACTTCATTATGTGATTGTTTTCAG AGTTATCTCTGCTATTGTTATCAGCGGGACAGCTCTTGGAAGAGCGTCATCCTTCACACCAGATTATGCCAAAGCCAAAATCGCAGCTGAACAGTTTTTCACACTGCTGGACAGAGTCCCCAGAATCAACATTTCTCAGGCACACGGACTAAAATGG ACTGACTTTAAGGGTAAGATTGAATTCAAGAACTGCAGTTTCACATACCCAAGCCGGCCAGACATCCAGGTTCTGCGGGGGCTGGGGGTGACAGTGAGACCCGGTCAGACTCTTGCCTTTGTGGGTAGCAGCGGATGTGGCAAAAGTACATGCGTTCAGCTCCTGGAGAGGTTCTACGATCCAGATCTGGGCCAAGTG TTAATAGATGAACATCCGTCTCATGGTGTTAACGTACCTTTCTTGAGGTCACAGATTGGGATTGTATCGCAGGAGCCTGTGCTTTTTAACTGCACCATAGCAGAAAACATCCAGTATGGAGATAACTCATGCACTGTCAGCATGGAGGATGTTATAGAGGCCTCTAAAAAGGCTTACCTCCATGAATTTGTGATGAGCTTGCCTCAT AAATACGAGACACAGGTTGGAGCTCATGGCTCTCAGCTCTCTAGAGGGCAGAAACAGCGCATAGCTATCGCTCGTGCCATTGTTAGAAACCCCAAAATACTGCTGCTGGATGAAGCTACCTCTGCCCTAGATACAGAAAGTGAGAAG ACGGTTCAGGTAGCCCTGGATGAAGCTCGACAAGGTCGCACATGCATCGTCATCGCCCACAGACTCTCCACCATCCAGACTGCTGATATCAtagcagtgatgtcacagggCACCATCATAGAGCAAGGGACGCATGAAGAACTTATGGCTAAGAAAGCAGCTTACTACAAGCTGGTCACTACAGGGGCTCCCATTAGTTAA